Proteins encoded within one genomic window of Panthera uncia isolate 11264 unplaced genomic scaffold, Puncia_PCG_1.0 HiC_scaffold_2316, whole genome shotgun sequence:
- the LOC125917732 gene encoding PHD finger protein 20-like, translating to MLTVQHSKHTKRYILNKISLILPLQFLNYPVPFPRGKPGCLIILPEIAHAFKNRYPAHIEDIDYEEGKVLIHFKRWNHRYDEWFCWDSPYLRPLEKIQLRKEGLHEEEGSSEFQINEQVLACWSDCRFYPAKVTAVNKDGKAFEL from the exons ATGCTCACGGTACAACattcaaaacatacaaaaagatatatattgaataaaataagtcTCATACTTCCTCTCCAGTTCCTTAACTATCCAGTTCCCTTCCCAAGAGGCAAACCGGGTTGCTTGATCATCCTTCCAGAGATAGCCCACGCATTTAAAAACAG GTATCCAGCTCACATAGAAGACATTGACTACGAAGAAGGAAAAGTACTCATCCATTTCAAGCGTTGGAACCATCGTTATGATGAGTGGTTCTGCTGGGACAGTCCTTATTTACGCCCTTTAGAGAAAATACAGCTGAGGAAAGAGGGCTTACATGAAGAGGAAGGATCTTCT gaATTTCAAATAAACGAGCAGGTCCTTGCTTGCTGGTCTGATTGTCGTTTTTACCCAGCCAAAGTCACTGCTGTTAACAAGGATGGTAAGGCATTTgagttgtaa